The following proteins are encoded in a genomic region of Sulfurovum indicum:
- a CDS encoding ABC transporter permease produces the protein MQNSAFLYFLTLMLFRQKSKHIGAIMISVIIIFLLSAVLFISSSLQYSLLATLEGQADFSVSRVQAGRPVNTPVEWVERILEINGVSHVAPRIYGRYFFTPREKSFLVVGIDFFDEQNSKAMEKLIEEIDLKRFLSAESMLVGEGVKRFLEAHYFKNDFTFKTPKGTFKKVKIYKVLPEQTNLIANDMIVMPLELAREVFGMRDDEVTDITFNVPNDAEWDNIITKLHLMFYDVRVVEKREIKKAYENLYNYKGGLFLILYLVSIVTFMLVLYQRYSMVYSTERKEIGILRATGWSIKDILRLKFYENLIIVIVSFTVGVVLAYLYVFIFDAPLLSQIFLGGANLPNRVSFIPALEFGILGSVFLFYAVPFLAAVLIPAWKIAVTSPREAMQ, from the coding sequence ATGCAAAATAGCGCATTTCTCTACTTTCTTACACTCATGCTCTTTAGGCAGAAAAGTAAACATATAGGGGCCATAATGATCTCTGTGATCATTATTTTTCTCTTGAGTGCCGTTCTCTTCATCTCCTCTTCTCTGCAGTATTCACTTTTGGCAACACTGGAAGGTCAGGCAGATTTCAGTGTGAGCAGGGTTCAGGCAGGCAGACCGGTGAATACCCCGGTAGAGTGGGTAGAGAGGATACTTGAGATCAATGGGGTATCCCATGTCGCACCAAGGATCTATGGAAGATACTTCTTTACACCGCGAGAAAAATCTTTTTTAGTGGTCGGTATAGATTTTTTCGATGAGCAAAACAGTAAAGCTATGGAAAAGTTGATAGAAGAGATAGATTTAAAACGTTTTCTCTCTGCCGAGAGTATGCTGGTAGGGGAAGGGGTGAAGAGATTTTTGGAAGCACACTATTTTAAGAATGATTTTACCTTTAAGACCCCGAAGGGAACATTTAAAAAAGTAAAAATATACAAAGTGCTGCCTGAACAGACCAATCTTATAGCCAACGATATGATAGTGATGCCGCTCGAACTGGCAAGAGAGGTATTTGGTATGAGGGATGATGAGGTCACAGATATCACATTCAATGTGCCCAATGATGCCGAATGGGACAATATCATTACAAAACTGCATTTGATGTTCTATGATGTAAGGGTGGTTGAAAAAAGAGAGATCAAAAAAGCGTATGAAAACCTTTACAACTACAAAGGAGGACTCTTTTTGATACTTTATCTGGTGAGTATTGTTACTTTTATGCTTGTTTTGTATCAGCGTTACTCCATGGTATACTCTACCGAGCGGAAAGAGATAGGTATTCTTCGTGCGACAGGATGGAGTATCAAAGATATTCTGCGGTTGAAGTTCTATGAGAACCTGATCATTGTGATAGTGAGTTTTACTGTAGGGGTAGTCCTGGCATATCTTTATGTATTTATTTTTGATGCCCCACTGCTTAGCCAGATCTTTTTGGGTGGAGCAAATCTGCCTAACCGTGTCTCATTCATACCTGCACTGGAGTTCGGTATTCTGGGATCGGTTTTTCTTTTTTACGCTGTTCCTTTTTTGGCAGCAGTTTTGATTCCTGCATGGAAGATTGCAGTGACATCACCGAGAGAGGCGATGCAGTAA